Sequence from the Fusobacterium periodonticum 1_1_41FAA genome:
AAATTTATAAATATAGCAAAAGAGAGTTTTGATAAGTTAGTAAATTATCCAGATCCTTATTATATTGATTTAAGAAAAAAAATAGCTGAATTTAATTCATTAGATTTAAGTAATATCATTGTTGGAAATGGAGCTACAGAAATCTTATTTTTGTATCTTAAGGCTTTGAAACCAAAAAAGGTTTTAATACTTGCACCTTGCTTTGCTGAGTATGAAAGAGCTTTAAAATCTGTTTCAGCAGAGATAAATTATTTTGAATTAAAAGAAAGTGATAATTTTTATCCTAACATTGAGAATTTAAAAAGAGAAATCGAAACTAATAGCTATGATTTATTACTTTTCTGTAATCCAAATAATCCAACAGGGCAATTTATCAAATTGGAATACATAAAGAAAGTAGTAGAAGTTTGTGAAAATAAAAATACTAAAATTTTTGTAGATGAAGCCTTTATAGAATTCATAGAAAATTGGCAAGAAAAAACAGTTTCTTTATTTAAGAATAAAAATATTTTTATCATGAGAGCCTTCACAAAGTTTTTTGCCATACCTGGACTTAGACTAGGCTATGGAATAGGCTTTGATGATGAGATTTTAAATAAGATGTGGGATGAAAAAGAACCTTGGACTGTGAATACTTTTGCAAATCTTGCAGGTCTTGTTATGCTTGATGATAAAGAATATATTGAAAAATCTGAAAAGTGGATCTTAGAAGAAAAGAAATTTATGTATAAAGAATTAAGTGAATTTCAATATCTAAAAGCATATAAGACAGAATGTAATTTCATTTTATTAAAAATACAGAATATTAGTTCAGCAAGTTTAAGAGATAAGATGATAGAAAAAAATATACTGATAAGAGATGCCTCAAATTTTAAATTTTTAGATTATCATTTTGTCAGACTTGCAATAAAAGATAGAGAATCAAATATAAAAGTATTGGAAGCTTTAGCAGATATTATGGAGTATAGGGGATAAAATAATTATTGAAACAGTTAGAAGGAGGGAAAAATGAAAGCATTTATGCTTGCTGGTGTTAGTAGTGGTATTGGAAAGACAACTATATCTATGGCTTTGATGTCAGCCTTTGCCAATGTATCACCGTTTAAAGTTGGACCTGACTATATAGATCCAGGTTTCCACGAATTTATCACAAATAATAAAAGTTATAACTTAGATCTATATATGATGGGAGAACAAGGGGTAAGATATAGTTTCTATAAACACCATAAGGATATATCAATAGTCGAAGGTGTTATGGGGTTATATGATGGTATAGATAATTCCTTAGATAACAATAGCTCAGCACATGTAGCAAGATTCTTAGGTATACCTGTTATTTTGGTTGTAGATGGTGTAGGAAAAAGTACAAGTATAGCAGCACAAATTTTAGGATATAAGATGCTTGACCCTAGAGTTAATATAGCAGGTGTTATAATAAATAAGGTTTCAAGTGAAAAAACTTATGCTATATTTAAAGAAGCTATTGAGAAATACACTTCTGTTAAGTGTCTTGGTTTCATAGAAAAAAATGAAGCCTTAAATATTTCAAGTAGACATTTAGGACTTTTACAAGCCGAAGAAGTAGAAGACTTAAGAGATAAATTGTTTATTCTAAAAAATCTTGTTTTAAAAAATATAGATTTAGAAGCTTTAGAAAAAATCGCTACTGAAGAAACTAGAACAATAAATATAGATAAAGATGAAATTGAATATCCTCTACATCTATCGGCTTTAAAAGATAAACATAAGGGAAAAGTTATTGCTATTGCGAGAGATAGAGCTTTTTCATTTTACTATAATGACAATATAGAATTTTTGGAATATATGGGATTTAGAATGGCTTACTTCTCACCTATAAAAGATAAAAAAGTTCCTTATTGTGATGCAATATATTTAGGAGGAGGTTATCCTGAAAACTTTGCTGAGGAATTATCAAATAACAAAGAAATGATAGAGTCAATTAAAGAAAATTATGAACAAGGTAAGAATATTCTAGCTGAATGTGGTGGTTTTATGTATTTGAGCCATGCCATAGAGCAAAAAGATGAAACTCTTCATCAAATGTGTGGACTTGTTCCTTGTACTGTAGTTATGAATAATAGATTGGATATCTCAAGATTTGGTTATATATCTATAAGAGATAAAGATGATATTGAAGTTGCTAAAGGACATGAGTTCCACTACTCAAAATTAAAAACTGTATTAGAAGATACAAGAAAATTTAAAGCTGTAAAAAAAGATGGAAGAAATTGGGAATGTATATTCCATGAAAAAAATATGTATGCTGGCTACCCACATATACACTTTTTTGGAAGTTACAAATTATTAGAGGAGCTATTTTAATGAAAAAAGAACTTTCACCACCTTTTAAAATTACAAATGATATACTTAATTTAGTATATGAAATTGGAGAGCTTGTTGGAAAAATAAGTGCAGAGAAAGAATTTGAAAAAAATTTAACTTTAAGGAAAGAAAATAGAATTAAAACAATTTATTCTTCTCTTGCCATAGAGCAAAATACTCTGACTCTTGAGCAAGTTACTGATGTAATAAATGGAAAAAGAGTTTTAGCACCACTTAAAGATATAAAAGAAGTTCAAAATGCTTATGAAATATATGAAAGACTTGATGAGCTTAATGAAAACTCAATGAAAGATTTATTGTTAGCACATAAAATAATGACAAGTGAATTAATAAAAGAAAGTGGAAGATTTAGAAGTAAAAATGCTGGAGTATATCAAGGTGATAAATTAATACATATGGGAACTTTACCAGAATATATTCCTGAACTAATAGATAATTTATTTTTGTGGCTTAAAAATAGTAAGGAACATCCTTTGATAAAAGCAGCAGTTTTCCATTATGAGTTTGAATTCATTCATCCATTCCAAGATGGAAATGGTAGAATAGGAAGACTGTGGCATAGCTTGATTCTTTCTAAGTGGAAAAAGTTTTTTGCTTGGTTACCAATAGAAAGTCTAGTACAAAAATATCAAAAAGAATATTATATAGCAATAAATAATTCAAATAAAGATGGTGAATCCACTGAATTTATTTTATTTATATTAGAAATTATAAAAGAAACTTTAATAGAATTAGTTGAAACACAAAAAATGACTGATAAAGTGATTGATAAAATGACTGATAAAAATAAAGAAAGAGTAAAATTACTTATGAAATATTTAGGTCAAAATGATTCTATTAGCAATAAAGAGGCACAAAGCTTGTTAGGTATCTCAGAAGCTACAGCAAGAAGATTTTTAAATAGTTTAGTCAAAGAAAATCTTTTAGTGGCTGTTGGAGAATACAAAGCAAGAAAATATATAAAAAAATAATAAAAAGAATGAAATGGAGTGATGACGATGAGTTATATAAAAGTACCGGGAGATATAGAAAAAAGAAGTTTTGAAATTATTGAAGAAGAATTAGGAGATAAAGCGAAAAAATTCTCTGAAAGTGAAATGCCTATAGTTAAAAGAATAATTCACACTTCAGCAGATTTTGAATATGCTGATTTAATAGAATTTCAAAATAATGCTATAGAAAGTGGATTAAAAGCCTTAGAAAAAGGTTGCAAAATTTATTGTGATACAAATATGATAGTGAATGGACTTAGTAAACCTGCCTTATCTAAATATAACTGTTCTGCTTATTGTTTAGTTTCTGATAAAGAAGTAATTGAAGAAGCTAAAAAAGAAGGACTTACTCGTTCTATAGTTGGAATGAGAAAAGCAGGAAAAGACCCTGAAACAAAAATATTTATTTTAGGAAATGCACCTACTGCACTATATCAATTAAAAGAAATGATAGAAAATGGTGAAATAGAAAAACCTGCCTTAGTTATAGGAGTTCCTGTTGGTTTTGTTGGTGCAGCAGAATCAAAAGAAGAATTTAAAAAACTAGGTATTCCATATATCACAATAAATGGTAGAAAAGGTGGAAGCACAATAGGTGTTGCTATACTTCATGGAATTATCTACCAAATATATAAAAGAGAAGGTTTTCACGCATAAACTCCTATAAATTAAAGGAGAAAAATGAAAATAATTAGTAAATTTAAAGATTTTTACGATTATAAAGTAACAAAATATGGAGTAGATGAAAAATTAATTTACAATAGAAAAACTTGTTATGACTACTATAAGATGAAATTTCAATACCTAAATCTACATAAAAATATTCCTGAAAAAGTTTCAGTAGAAGATTTTGATAATATTTTAAAAGAACATATTAAATTCTTTGATAAAACTAATCACAACAAGATACTTATTGTTGGAGAAGAAATAGTACATTTATTTTTTACAGAAGATGGTGTGTATACTCATTTTGACATAAAAAATCCTAAAGATATAGTTGGAGAAACTATATACAAATACTGGGCTTATTATGATGGTACAAAAGAAATTACTTTTAATGATGGAAAAAAAATTGAGATTCATATAACTTTTAACGAATTATGGGATGATTTTTTTAATTATGATAGAAAAAGATTTCTATCATATCTAAATATTTCAAAAGAGGAAGTTCTTTTTAATGAGCCAATAATTTTAGTAGAATATATTGGTGGTATTGATAGAAAAATTGCAAGATATGATAATTCAATATATAAATTTACTTATAACCCAAACTTATCACAGATGGGAGTATATATTGATGAAGATTTTATCTGGCAAAGTCTAGTTGAATTTTTATCTAATAAGAGAAGTGAAAAAGAAATTTCTCCTGAAGTTTCTAATGAAAATAAAATACTTAGTAAAGGTTTTGATTTAAAGACTTCATTTAGACCTAATATGAAGAAGAAGCATAAGGGGGATATATGAAGATAATTAGTAAATTTAAAGATTTTTATGATTATAAAGTTGCAAAATATGGAGTAGATGAAAAATTAGTCTATACTAGAAAGACTTATTGTGAATATTATGAAACAAATTTTATAAGTATTTATACAAGTTCAGATGATAGGATTTTAGAAGAAAATTTTAATAAAAATTTAAAAGAAGAAGTTGAATATTTTAAAAGAAATAATTGCCATAAGATACTTATTCTTGGAGAAAAATTAATACACTTATTTTTTACTGAAAATGGAGTATATACTCACTTTGATATAAAAAATCCTGAGGATATAAAGAAAAAATATGGCTATTATTCTTATTACAATGAAGTAAGAGAAATTACTTTTAATGATGAAAAAAAGTTTGATATTTATAGTTCTTTTAAATATGTTTGGGATGAACTATTTTCTTATGATAGGAAAAGATTTTTACCACGTGTTAATATTTCAAAAGATGATATCCTTTTTAATGAACCAATGATTTTAATTGAATGTTTAGGTGAAATTT
This genomic interval carries:
- a CDS encoding pyridoxal phosphate-dependent aminotransferase translates to MTKDLHGGNIYKFQREGKNDILDYSSNINPLGVPQKFINIAKESFDKLVNYPDPYYIDLRKKIAEFNSLDLSNIIVGNGATEILFLYLKALKPKKVLILAPCFAEYERALKSVSAEINYFELKESDNFYPNIENLKREIETNSYDLLLFCNPNNPTGQFIKLEYIKKVVEVCENKNTKIFVDEAFIEFIENWQEKTVSLFKNKNIFIMRAFTKFFAIPGLRLGYGIGFDDEILNKMWDEKEPWTVNTFANLAGLVMLDDKEYIEKSEKWILEEKKFMYKELSEFQYLKAYKTECNFILLKIQNISSASLRDKMIEKNILIRDASNFKFLDYHFVRLAIKDRESNIKVLEALADIMEYRG
- a CDS encoding cobyrinate a,c-diamide synthase produces the protein MKAFMLAGVSSGIGKTTISMALMSAFANVSPFKVGPDYIDPGFHEFITNNKSYNLDLYMMGEQGVRYSFYKHHKDISIVEGVMGLYDGIDNSLDNNSSAHVARFLGIPVILVVDGVGKSTSIAAQILGYKMLDPRVNIAGVIINKVSSEKTYAIFKEAIEKYTSVKCLGFIEKNEALNISSRHLGLLQAEEVEDLRDKLFILKNLVLKNIDLEALEKIATEETRTINIDKDEIEYPLHLSALKDKHKGKVIAIARDRAFSFYYNDNIEFLEYMGFRMAYFSPIKDKKVPYCDAIYLGGGYPENFAEELSNNKEMIESIKENYEQGKNILAECGGFMYLSHAIEQKDETLHQMCGLVPCTVVMNNRLDISRFGYISIRDKDDIEVAKGHEFHYSKLKTVLEDTRKFKAVKKDGRNWECIFHEKNMYAGYPHIHFFGSYKLLEELF
- a CDS encoding Fic family protein — encoded protein: MKKELSPPFKITNDILNLVYEIGELVGKISAEKEFEKNLTLRKENRIKTIYSSLAIEQNTLTLEQVTDVINGKRVLAPLKDIKEVQNAYEIYERLDELNENSMKDLLLAHKIMTSELIKESGRFRSKNAGVYQGDKLIHMGTLPEYIPELIDNLFLWLKNSKEHPLIKAAVFHYEFEFIHPFQDGNGRIGRLWHSLILSKWKKFFAWLPIESLVQKYQKEYYIAINNSNKDGESTEFILFILEIIKETLIELVETQKMTDKVIDKMTDKNKERVKLLMKYLGQNDSISNKEAQSLLGISEATARRFLNSLVKENLLVAVGEYKARKYIKK
- a CDS encoding precorrin-8X methylmutase, which encodes MSYIKVPGDIEKRSFEIIEEELGDKAKKFSESEMPIVKRIIHTSADFEYADLIEFQNNAIESGLKALEKGCKIYCDTNMIVNGLSKPALSKYNCSAYCLVSDKEVIEEAKKEGLTRSIVGMRKAGKDPETKIFILGNAPTALYQLKEMIENGEIEKPALVIGVPVGFVGAAESKEEFKKLGIPYITINGRKGGSTIGVAILHGIIYQIYKREGFHA